A region of uncultured Carboxylicivirga sp. DNA encodes the following proteins:
- a CDS encoding DUF5723 family protein: MKSILLKYIFIISLFCGSVSMLGQAPMSLYYLKNTPQSVLINPAKEPRPNFFIGIPMVNSLASFQSDIPLVDFIQLNSDGIPLSPLNDGYDYSKLYNKIGDGINLRMDQQIIPLMFGFRTRNGYFTFSFSEKVSMNYGLPKGFFVLLENGTPDNTTISLNGLNIENAIYHEFAFSYSRSINDKLTVAARIKPLFGVAASKTDFTDFTIHTSRTSYDLVANADIMTSIPGVEEIEYDEDGVPSDIEMQDVDSDYFLNNALSFTNPGIAFDFGAVYELDDKWSFSAALNDLGAIKWKDNLNSLSARGSYSYQGALIDTSVIDNGSKISEDIVDSLLAGVNITHDPLSFRTGLSPVLYMGAEYNVNHVFSLGFLSRSIFHKDFFRQDFNVSANLNLYHRLATSVNYNVDIRGKSHVGFGLSSFIGPLQIYMMVDKIPLYYRNYTIDGNDIPIFGDMQSASVMFGMNLVFGSKGFKDKPMLSLRDR; this comes from the coding sequence CATTTCTCTATTTTGTGGCTCTGTATCAATGCTTGGCCAAGCGCCAATGTCGTTGTATTATTTAAAGAATACACCACAAAGTGTTTTGATAAATCCGGCAAAAGAACCAAGACCTAATTTTTTTATAGGTATACCTATGGTTAATTCATTAGCATCGTTTCAGAGTGATATTCCATTAGTTGATTTTATTCAGCTAAATTCTGATGGAATTCCTTTGTCTCCTTTGAATGATGGATATGATTACAGTAAACTTTATAATAAAATAGGAGATGGTATTAACCTGAGAATGGATCAGCAGATAATTCCATTGATGTTTGGCTTTCGCACAAGAAATGGATATTTCACATTTTCATTTAGCGAGAAAGTTAGCATGAATTATGGTTTACCTAAAGGATTTTTTGTGTTGTTAGAGAATGGAACTCCTGATAATACTACCATTAGTCTGAATGGATTAAATATCGAAAACGCTATCTATCACGAATTTGCTTTTAGTTACAGCAGATCTATAAATGATAAGCTTACTGTTGCAGCCCGCATAAAACCTTTGTTTGGTGTTGCGGCTTCTAAAACAGACTTTACAGACTTTACCATACATACTTCACGTACATCATATGACTTGGTTGCTAATGCCGATATCATGACTTCAATTCCCGGAGTTGAAGAGATAGAATATGACGAAGATGGTGTTCCTTCTGACATTGAAATGCAGGATGTTGATTCTGATTATTTCTTAAATAATGCTTTGTCATTTACCAATCCTGGAATTGCATTTGATTTTGGTGCAGTTTATGAGTTAGACGATAAATGGTCTTTTTCAGCTGCTTTAAACGATTTAGGAGCTATTAAGTGGAAGGATAATCTTAATTCATTATCAGCGCGTGGTTCATATAGTTACCAGGGTGCATTAATTGATACCAGTGTAATTGATAATGGAAGCAAAATTTCTGAAGATATAGTAGATTCCTTGCTGGCAGGTGTAAATATTACTCACGATCCTCTTTCTTTCAGAACCGGCTTAAGTCCTGTGTTATATATGGGAGCGGAGTATAATGTCAATCATGTATTCTCTTTAGGATTTTTATCACGAAGCATTTTTCATAAAGATTTTTTCAGACAGGATTTTAATGTGTCTGCTAACCTGAATCTTTATCATCGATTGGCTACTTCAGTAAATTATAATGTCGACATAAGAGGTAAAAGTCATGTGGGTTTTGGTTTGTCAAGTTTTATCGGACCATTACAGATTTATATGATGGTTGATAAGATACCTCTGTATTATAGAAATTATACCATTGATGGAAATGATATTCCAATATTTGGTGATATGCAGAGCGCTTCTGTTATGTTTGGAATGAACCTTGTTTTTGGTTCCAAAGGATTTAAAGATAAGCCAATGTTATCGCTTCGCGACAGATAA
- a CDS encoding DMT family transporter, producing MNNLVKSHLKLHFVVLLYGFTAILGKLISLPAPQLVWYRMLIAAIILGIFMRAKSIPFSIGKKNIAKIMGIGVVVAFHWITFFGAVKISNVSVTLGCMASTTLFTSFLEPIVFRKKIKWIEVLIGLIIISGLYLIFQFELGYIKGIITALTAAFLAGLFTVLNKVFIDEQHPVTISFYEMLSGFISITLFLAFTGTFNGQMVKPTGWDVVFVLILGIVCTAYAFVTAVDVMKVLSAYTVVLAINMEPVYGILMAFFIFGSSEFMSAGFYIGTLVILLAVFIHPILTRQSKKRE from the coding sequence ATGAACAACCTTGTAAAAAGCCATCTTAAACTCCATTTTGTGGTTCTATTGTATGGTTTTACTGCTATTTTGGGCAAACTAATCAGTTTACCTGCACCACAACTTGTTTGGTACAGAATGCTTATTGCAGCAATCATACTGGGCATTTTCATGCGTGCCAAATCAATTCCATTTTCTATTGGCAAAAAGAATATTGCAAAGATTATGGGTATTGGCGTTGTTGTTGCATTTCATTGGATTACTTTTTTCGGAGCAGTAAAAATTTCTAATGTTTCGGTAACATTAGGGTGTATGGCCTCAACCACTCTATTTACCAGCTTTTTGGAGCCCATTGTTTTTCGCAAAAAAATAAAATGGATTGAAGTATTGATTGGTCTGATTATAATTAGTGGCTTATACCTGATATTTCAGTTTGAACTAGGTTATATAAAGGGTATTATAACAGCCTTAACGGCTGCTTTTCTGGCAGGTCTGTTCACAGTACTAAACAAGGTGTTCATTGATGAGCAACATCCGGTAACCATTAGTTTTTACGAGATGCTCAGTGGCTTTATTAGCATAACTTTATTCTTAGCTTTTACAGGCACTTTTAACGGCCAAATGGTTAAACCTACTGGCTGGGATGTTGTTTTTGTTCTTATTCTTGGCATTGTTTGCACAGCTTATGCCTTTGTTACAGCTGTTGATGTGATGAAAGTTCTATCGGCATATACGGTTGTGCTTGCCATTAATATGGAACCTGTTTATGGTATCTTAATGGCTTTCTTTATTTTCGGATCAAGTGAATTTATGTCTGCCGGATTTTATATTGGCACACTTGTAATTCTTTTAGCTGTATTTATTCACCCGATACTAACAAGACAAAGCAAAAAGAGAGAATAA
- a CDS encoding FAD-dependent oxidoreductase, with protein MNKVYVIIGGVAGGATTAARLRRVDENAEIIMLEKGPHISYANCGLPYYIGGVIKDRQNLMVQTPESFNAWFNIDIRIYSEVTAIIAEEKKVKVNNLKTGETYELSYDKLILSPGASPIIPPIEGINHPNIFTLRNVEDTDKIKAFVDDTKPATAVVVGAGFIGLEMAENLHHRGLNVTVVEAAPQVMNMLDPEMAAILHQHFKDNNVGLYLDNAVKAFRDNDKGNIDVCLADGDILSADFIILSIGVRPDSKLAKEAGLKIGQTGGVWVNEYLQTSDENIYAVGDSIEFPHQISKKPSLAFLAGPANKQGRILADNLTFGHTKKYNGSIGTAIAKVFDLTAGITGLADKSLKAARIDYQSTIVNNGSHAGYYPGAMQMSTKISFCSTTGRLYGAQIVGYKGVDKRLDILATIIKNEGSIYDLQEIEHAYAPPFSSAKDPVNQAGFNAENIIRGLFKPMSAYELNKLELDEVTLIDTRTADEFALGAIEGAINIPIDAIRTNLHRIPKDKKIVLYCGVGLRGYLAARILRQNGYDEVYNLSGGLKVYNNAIKPQDNRIQCDENAEVMQAQTITKMPTIKTDILEVDACGLQCPGPIMKLKSEMDKLPTEGQLMIKASDPGFYNDVASWCKVTGNELLTREKENGEITAIIRKNDVLKEGFSVQDKGDNKTLIVFSDDMDRTLASFVIANGAAAMGKRVTIFFTFWGLNVIKKPNKPKVKKGVMDKMFDIMMPKHSGDLKLSNMNMGGMGAKMMKKRMKDKKVDSLEVMIQNAVSSGINLIACQMSMDVMGVKQEELIDGVNIGGVANYLEEAEKSNVNLFI; from the coding sequence ATGAATAAAGTTTATGTAATTATTGGAGGAGTAGCAGGTGGAGCTACAACAGCTGCACGTCTGCGTAGAGTTGATGAAAATGCAGAAATAATTATGCTGGAAAAAGGGCCACATATCTCATATGCTAATTGTGGTTTACCTTATTATATTGGTGGTGTAATCAAAGACCGTCAGAACCTGATGGTTCAAACTCCGGAAAGCTTTAATGCATGGTTTAATATTGATATTCGAATTTATTCAGAGGTTACAGCAATAATTGCTGAAGAAAAAAAGGTGAAAGTTAATAATCTTAAGACAGGTGAAACCTATGAACTTTCATACGATAAATTGATCCTGTCACCTGGTGCATCGCCAATTATACCACCAATTGAAGGTATCAATCATCCAAATATATTTACGCTGCGTAATGTAGAAGATACAGATAAAATTAAAGCATTCGTAGATGATACAAAACCAGCAACTGCAGTTGTGGTTGGAGCTGGTTTTATAGGCCTAGAAATGGCAGAGAATCTTCATCACAGAGGATTAAATGTTACGGTTGTTGAAGCGGCTCCTCAGGTTATGAATATGCTTGATCCGGAAATGGCAGCCATTTTACATCAGCATTTTAAGGATAATAATGTAGGTTTATATCTCGATAATGCTGTTAAAGCATTCAGAGATAATGATAAAGGAAATATTGATGTTTGCCTGGCAGATGGAGATATTCTTTCTGCTGATTTTATAATTTTATCAATCGGTGTTCGTCCGGATAGTAAACTGGCAAAAGAAGCTGGTTTGAAAATTGGTCAAACGGGTGGTGTTTGGGTTAATGAATATTTACAAACATCCGATGAAAATATTTATGCGGTTGGAGATAGTATTGAATTCCCTCATCAGATTTCGAAAAAGCCCAGCCTGGCATTTTTAGCTGGTCCTGCAAACAAACAAGGTCGAATACTGGCCGATAATCTAACGTTTGGTCATACAAAAAAATACAATGGTTCAATTGGTACAGCCATTGCTAAAGTATTTGATTTAACAGCAGGTATCACAGGTCTGGCAGACAAGAGCCTGAAAGCTGCAAGAATAGATTACCAATCAACCATCGTAAATAATGGTTCGCATGCAGGTTATTATCCTGGAGCCATGCAAATGAGTACAAAAATTTCGTTTTGCTCTACTACAGGTCGTTTGTATGGTGCTCAGATTGTAGGTTACAAAGGAGTTGATAAGCGTCTGGATATTTTGGCTACCATTATTAAGAATGAAGGAAGTATTTACGATTTACAGGAGATTGAACATGCTTATGCTCCTCCATTTAGTTCGGCTAAAGATCCGGTTAATCAGGCTGGTTTTAATGCTGAAAATATTATTCGTGGATTATTCAAACCTATGTCAGCCTATGAATTAAATAAACTTGAACTGGATGAAGTTACTTTAATTGATACGCGTACAGCAGATGAATTTGCCTTAGGTGCGATTGAGGGAGCTATTAATATTCCGATAGATGCAATTCGAACTAATCTTCACAGAATACCAAAGGATAAGAAAATAGTATTGTACTGTGGTGTTGGACTTAGAGGTTATTTGGCAGCCCGTATACTTCGCCAGAACGGATATGATGAAGTATATAATCTGTCTGGAGGTTTAAAGGTTTATAATAATGCAATTAAACCACAGGATAACAGAATCCAGTGCGATGAGAATGCTGAAGTTATGCAGGCCCAAACCATTACAAAAATGCCAACCATTAAAACTGATATTTTAGAAGTAGATGCATGTGGTTTGCAATGTCCGGGTCCTATTATGAAACTTAAGTCCGAAATGGACAAACTTCCAACTGAAGGACAATTAATGATTAAGGCAAGTGATCCCGGTTTTTATAACGATGTAGCTTCTTGGTGCAAGGTAACGGGTAATGAATTGTTGACCCGTGAAAAGGAAAATGGTGAGATCACTGCTATTATCCGTAAAAACGATGTATTGAAAGAAGGTTTTTCAGTTCAGGATAAAGGTGATAATAAAACCCTGATTGTTTTTAGCGATGATATGGATCGTACACTGGCCTCGTTTGTGATTGCAAATGGAGCAGCAGCTATGGGTAAAAGAGTGACCATATTTTTCACTTTCTGGGGATTAAATGTGATTAAAAAACCTAATAAGCCAAAAGTGAAAAAAGGTGTGATGGATAAAATGTTTGATATCATGATGCCTAAACACAGTGGCGATTTGAAACTTTCAAATATGAATATGGGAGGAATGGGTGCCAAGATGATGAAAAAACGAATGAAAGATAAGAAAGTTGATTCTTTAGAGGTAATGATTCAAAATGCGGTTTCTTCGGGCATCAACCTGATAGCTTGTCAGATGAGTATGGACGTTATGGGAGTGAAACAAGAAGAATTAATTGATGGAGTGAATATCGGAGGAGTTGCTAATTACCTCGAAGAAGCTGAAAAATCTAATGTAAACCTATTCATTTAA
- a CDS encoding M48 family metallopeptidase, which translates to MIKLLKKWQVVVSSVLLLGIVVACATVPITGRKQLNLVSDSEMMSMSFTQYEEFLKENKVSTDAEKTALIKKVGQKISAAVEKYMSDNGYSSQISGFEWEFNLVEDETPNAWCMPGGKVVFYTGILPYCKDETGIAVVMGHEIAHAVAKHGNERMSQQLGVQLGGAALSVAISEKPEQTQQIALAAFGLGSQYGFMLPFSRTHETEADKMGLIFMAMAGYNPNEAVPFWQRMSEMGGAAPPEWMSTHPSDETRIKDLNAYMAEALKYYKK; encoded by the coding sequence ATGATAAAACTTTTAAAAAAATGGCAGGTAGTAGTAAGTTCTGTCCTTTTATTGGGTATTGTAGTTGCATGTGCTACAGTTCCTATTACCGGTCGTAAGCAATTAAACCTGGTGTCAGACTCTGAGATGATGTCAATGAGTTTTACCCAGTATGAGGAGTTTCTAAAGGAAAATAAAGTATCGACAGATGCTGAAAAAACAGCTTTAATTAAAAAGGTAGGACAGAAAATATCTGCTGCTGTGGAGAAATATATGTCTGATAATGGTTATTCAAGCCAGATTTCCGGTTTTGAATGGGAATTTAATTTGGTTGAAGACGAAACACCTAATGCCTGGTGTATGCCTGGTGGGAAAGTGGTTTTTTATACCGGTATTTTACCTTATTGTAAGGATGAAACGGGTATTGCGGTTGTAATGGGGCACGAGATTGCTCACGCAGTTGCCAAGCATGGAAACGAAAGAATGAGTCAGCAATTGGGTGTACAACTAGGAGGTGCAGCACTTTCTGTTGCTATAAGCGAAAAGCCTGAACAGACACAACAAATAGCCTTGGCTGCTTTTGGTTTAGGCTCTCAGTATGGATTTATGCTACCTTTCTCACGCACACATGAAACAGAGGCTGATAAAATGGGTTTAATCTTTATGGCAATGGCAGGTTATAATCCAAATGAAGCAGTACCATTCTGGCAACGTATGTCAGAAATGGGAGGAGCTGCACCACCTGAATGGATGAGTACTCACCCTTCTGACGAAACCCGAATCAAAGACCTGAATGCATATATGGCGGAAGCATTAAAGTACTATAAGAAATAA
- a CDS encoding helix-turn-helix transcriptional regulator produces the protein MQVEGNIQVRLFNHIKNILADHLSLAQEVSEVLDISVDSTYRRIRGEKPLSLDEAVKLCRHYNCSLDQFIPQKKGYLTFDQYHVGPGSFDKHQWLDFIYNNLLNIITFEEKHIVYVAKDPPIFQYFQFPEIVAFKFFFWEKTLFNVRGKENEKFSISFIDNEIIEKCRKIATLVLKIPTTELWNEDTFRILLRQIDYYWISGYFDTKDDLIKLVNSIEKWLNHNRKQAELGMKFLDGHPDHGIENTYTLYENEIILNDNTIFVTTNDKQRTFLTYNVLGLLGCSDIGFCQSVSGLHKTLISKSNMISKVGEKERNRFFNKLTGAIDQFKLLHKL, from the coding sequence ATGCAGGTAGAGGGAAATATACAAGTCAGGTTATTTAATCATATTAAAAATATACTTGCCGATCATTTATCACTGGCTCAGGAAGTATCTGAAGTTCTGGATATAAGTGTTGACAGTACATATCGCAGAATAAGAGGTGAGAAACCATTAAGTCTTGATGAAGCTGTAAAATTATGTCGTCATTATAATTGTTCACTTGATCAGTTTATTCCTCAGAAAAAGGGTTATCTCACCTTTGATCAATACCATGTTGGTCCCGGTAGTTTTGATAAACATCAGTGGCTTGATTTCATCTATAATAACCTGCTTAACATCATTACTTTTGAAGAAAAGCACATTGTTTATGTTGCCAAGGATCCACCTATCTTTCAATATTTTCAGTTTCCTGAGATTGTTGCGTTTAAGTTCTTCTTCTGGGAAAAGACACTTTTTAATGTCAGAGGAAAAGAAAATGAGAAATTCTCTATTTCGTTTATCGATAACGAGATAATAGAAAAATGTCGAAAAATAGCAACTTTGGTTCTGAAAATACCAACCACTGAGTTATGGAATGAGGATACTTTTAGAATTTTACTTCGGCAAATTGATTACTACTGGATTTCGGGTTATTTCGATACCAAAGATGACCTTATTAAATTAGTGAATTCTATTGAAAAATGGTTGAATCACAATCGAAAACAGGCTGAATTAGGAATGAAATTCTTAGATGGGCATCCTGATCATGGAATTGAAAATACGTATACTTTATACGAGAATGAAATAATTTTGAATGATAATACCATTTTTGTTACCACCAATGATAAGCAGCGTACTTTTTTAACCTACAATGTTTTGGGTTTGTTAGGGTGTTCAGATATTGGATTCTGCCAATCCGTATCAGGTCTGCATAAAACGCTTATCTCAAAATCAAACATGATCAGTAAAGTCGGAGAGAAGGAGCGAAACAGGTTTTTTAATAAGCTAACCGGTGCCATTGACCAATTTAAATTATTGCATAAGCTTTAA
- a CDS encoding SDR family NAD(P)-dependent oxidoreductase: MKPKVAIITGASSGLGMAFAFQLAKQGYNLFLTGRRIKRLQTIKDRLESFYHIKVNIFISDFTKSSDLYQLIKKIGQLPNVDLLINNAGIGCQNNFYEDRYQNQEKMLKVHITASTKLIHSVVPIMKKQGSGSIINVASLSAFMPASLSYFYSSSKAFLVSLSECMYMDLKPHNINVQVLCPGFVKTQFHQRQGISRQIGWLEEKLLWMNKQRVVKCSLKQLNNNQPICIPGTLNYLIYILSGLVPRRLYYFISEQKSKNLRNSTPLLA; encoded by the coding sequence ATGAAACCAAAAGTAGCTATTATCACAGGTGCGTCGAGTGGATTGGGTATGGCTTTTGCTTTTCAATTGGCTAAACAAGGCTATAATCTGTTTTTAACCGGACGAAGAATAAAAAGATTACAAACCATTAAAGATCGTTTGGAGAGCTTTTATCATATTAAGGTTAATATATTTATTTCCGATTTTACCAAATCAAGCGACTTATATCAATTAATTAAAAAAATTGGTCAACTACCTAATGTTGACTTACTGATAAACAATGCAGGTATTGGATGTCAAAATAATTTCTACGAAGATCGTTATCAAAACCAGGAAAAGATGCTTAAAGTGCATATTACAGCGTCAACCAAACTGATACATTCAGTAGTTCCAATCATGAAAAAACAAGGTTCCGGATCTATCATTAATGTAGCATCACTTTCGGCATTTATGCCTGCTTCATTGAGTTATTTTTATAGTTCCAGCAAAGCATTTTTAGTCAGTTTATCGGAATGTATGTATATGGATTTAAAACCTCATAATATTAATGTGCAGGTCTTATGTCCGGGTTTTGTAAAAACACAATTCCATCAACGACAAGGAATCTCCAGGCAAATTGGATGGCTGGAAGAAAAACTACTTTGGATGAATAAGCAAAGGGTTGTAAAATGTAGCCTTAAACAACTCAATAACAATCAACCTATATGTATACCCGGTACTTTAAACTATCTGATCTATATTTTATCTGGTCTTGTACCGCGCAGATTGTATTATTTTATTTCGGAACAAAAATCAAAGAATTTAAGAAATTCAACGCCATTATTGGCTTAG
- the kdsA gene encoding 3-deoxy-8-phosphooctulonate synthase produces the protein MDINKIPRIKHTDSGNFFLLAGPCAIEGEEMALRIAEKVVSITDKLKIPYIFKGSYRKANRSRIDSFSGIGDEKALKILRKVSETFDIPTVTDIHAANEAAMAAEYVDVLQIPAFLCRQTDLLIAAAETGKVVNIKKGQFLSAESMVFAVNKVKDSGNNQVILTDRGNMFGYQDLVVDYRGIPTMQKFDVPVVLDITHSLQQPNQSSGVTGGKPELIETVARAGIAVGADGLFIETHFDPANAKSDGANMLHLDLLEGLMTRLTAIRKTINEF, from the coding sequence ATGGATATAAATAAAATACCTCGCATAAAGCACACCGACAGCGGTAATTTCTTCTTACTGGCTGGCCCATGTGCAATTGAAGGCGAAGAAATGGCCTTACGTATTGCTGAAAAAGTGGTGAGTATAACCGATAAACTAAAGATCCCTTATATATTCAAGGGATCATACCGAAAAGCAAATCGCTCACGCATCGATTCTTTTAGTGGTATTGGTGACGAAAAGGCTTTGAAGATCCTTCGGAAAGTAAGTGAGACATTCGACATTCCAACTGTTACAGATATCCATGCTGCTAATGAAGCAGCCATGGCAGCCGAATATGTTGACGTTTTACAAATACCAGCCTTCTTATGCCGTCAGACAGACCTGTTGATTGCTGCTGCTGAAACCGGTAAAGTAGTGAATATTAAAAAAGGTCAGTTTTTAAGTGCTGAATCAATGGTGTTCGCTGTTAATAAGGTAAAAGATTCAGGTAACAATCAGGTTATATTAACTGATCGTGGAAACATGTTTGGTTATCAGGATTTGGTGGTTGATTATCGCGGTATACCAACCATGCAAAAATTCGATGTTCCTGTTGTATTGGATATAACCCACTCGTTGCAACAGCCTAACCAAAGCAGCGGTGTTACAGGTGGAAAGCCAGAACTGATTGAAACAGTTGCCCGTGCAGGTATAGCAGTTGGAGCTGATGGTTTATTTATTGAAACACATTTCGATCCGGCAAATGCCAAATCAGACGGAGCAAACATGCTTCATCTTGATCTGCTTGAAGGTTTGATGACAAGATTAACGGCCATCAGAAAAACAATAAACGAATTTTAG
- a CDS encoding replication-associated recombination protein A, with protein MSGYPPLAERMRPQNLDDYIGQKHLVGNGAVLRKMIDRKVISSIILWGPPGVGKTTLARIISKTLERPFYVLSAINSGVKDVREAIDKARKSRFFSSPSPILFIDEIHRFSKSQQDSLLGAVEEGVVTLIGATTENPSFEVISPLLSRCQVYVLKALEKEDLLDLVNRVLTKDILLKDKKVNIEEDNALLRYSGGDARKMLNILELVTNAEINKDEILINDELVTNHLQQNPAQYDKNGEMHYDIISAFIKSIRGSDPDAAVYWLARMVEGGEDPKFIARRLIISASEDIGLANPNALLLATNCFDAINKVGWPESRIILSQTTIYLATSAKSNSAYMAINDAQALVKQTGNLPVPLHLRNAPTKLMKELNYGKEYKYSHDYPNNFAAQDFMPDEVKNQQLYKPQKNAQEAKIDERMKFLWKDYK; from the coding sequence ATGAGCGGATATCCACCATTGGCTGAAAGAATGAGGCCTCAAAACCTTGATGATTACATTGGACAAAAACATCTGGTTGGCAATGGAGCCGTACTGCGTAAGATGATAGACAGAAAAGTTATATCATCTATTATTCTTTGGGGACCTCCGGGTGTTGGTAAAACTACTTTGGCTCGAATTATTTCCAAAACACTGGAAAGACCATTTTATGTACTGTCAGCTATTAATTCGGGTGTTAAAGATGTGCGTGAAGCTATTGATAAAGCCCGTAAATCGAGGTTTTTCAGTTCGCCCTCTCCTATTTTGTTTATTGATGAAATTCACCGCTTCAGCAAATCACAACAGGATAGTCTGCTGGGTGCCGTAGAAGAAGGTGTTGTCACACTAATTGGTGCAACTACCGAAAATCCATCGTTTGAAGTTATTTCGCCGCTTTTATCTCGTTGTCAGGTATATGTTCTCAAAGCATTGGAGAAAGAGGACCTGCTGGATCTGGTAAACAGGGTATTAACCAAAGATATTTTACTGAAAGATAAAAAGGTAAACATTGAAGAAGATAATGCCTTACTTCGCTATTCAGGTGGTGATGCCCGTAAAATGTTGAATATTTTAGAACTGGTAACCAATGCTGAGATCAACAAGGATGAAATACTCATTAACGATGAACTGGTAACAAATCATTTGCAACAAAACCCTGCCCAATACGATAAAAACGGAGAGATGCATTACGATATCATCTCAGCCTTTATCAAGTCAATCAGAGGAAGTGATCCTGATGCTGCAGTTTATTGGCTGGCACGTATGGTAGAAGGTGGCGAAGACCCAAAGTTTATAGCCAGAAGGCTCATCATCTCAGCATCGGAAGATATTGGCTTGGCTAATCCAAACGCTTTATTATTAGCAACTAACTGTTTTGATGCAATAAATAAAGTAGGTTGGCCTGAATCGAGAATCATTCTTTCGCAAACAACCATTTATTTGGCCACCAGCGCAAAGAGTAACTCAGCATATATGGCAATAAACGATGCTCAGGCACTGGTTAAGCAAACCGGTAATTTGCCTGTTCCGCTGCATTTACGAAATGCACCAACAAAGTTGATGAAAGAATTAAATTACGGCAAAGAATACAAGTATTCTCATGATTATCCTAATAACTTTGCAGCGCAGGATTTTATGCCTGACGAAGTCAAGAATCAACAATTATACAAACCACAAAAAAATGCCCAGGAAGCAAAAATTGATGAACGCATGAAGTTTTTGTGGAAAGATTATAAGTAA
- a CDS encoding membrane dipeptidase yields MSINNDLTRRKFLISLAGLGTIYLLKPYTGWAFSNSSTNVEKIVADSMGIDAHNHMDVPFDRSQFAASNYELAKQLKASGLSAICMTFCVDRPNLKSEGEAFQRFLTSLDEMDAMLLQNKMERILSYSDVVKAWKNNKVFVVQSVEGAHFIEGEMDRIKVAYDRGLRHLGLMHDNQTAPPVGDIYTEPDQYNGLTEYGKDIIKMCNKLGILVDLTHCSNKAIDDALSVSTKPIIISHTGLNTQLGNDTRMAQMMMPRLISKEQAKKVADAGGVIGVWTHLAENPAEYAKNIEAMVDTVGINHVCIGTDTKMAPSIQSNNRYGQKTNESWNGNQQGFYYTVVDELIKLGFKKNDIMLIGGGNYWRVFNDATTV; encoded by the coding sequence ATGAGTATTAACAATGATTTGACAAGAAGAAAATTCCTTATCTCATTAGCCGGATTAGGCACCATATATTTACTGAAGCCATATACAGGTTGGGCTTTTTCTAATTCATCAACCAATGTTGAAAAGATAGTAGCGGACTCAATGGGTATTGATGCACATAATCATATGGATGTTCCATTTGATCGTAGTCAATTTGCTGCCTCTAATTACGAACTGGCAAAGCAATTGAAAGCCTCTGGTCTAAGTGCCATTTGTATGACATTTTGTGTAGACAGGCCAAATTTAAAATCTGAAGGTGAGGCATTTCAGCGCTTTCTTACCAGTTTAGATGAAATGGATGCAATGTTGTTGCAAAATAAGATGGAAAGGATTTTAAGTTATTCTGATGTAGTAAAGGCCTGGAAAAATAATAAGGTTTTTGTTGTTCAGTCGGTTGAAGGAGCGCATTTTATTGAAGGTGAAATGGATAGGATTAAGGTGGCATATGACAGAGGTCTTAGACATTTAGGTTTAATGCATGATAACCAAACTGCACCTCCCGTTGGTGATATTTATACAGAACCGGATCAATATAATGGTCTCACAGAATATGGTAAAGATATAATTAAGATGTGTAATAAATTAGGTATTTTGGTAGACCTCACTCATTGCAGTAATAAAGCTATTGATGATGCATTATCTGTTTCAACAAAACCAATTATTATTTCACATACCGGGTTAAATACTCAATTAGGTAATGATACCAGAATGGCTCAGATGATGATGCCACGTTTGATCAGTAAAGAACAAGCCAAGAAGGTAGCCGATGCAGGAGGCGTTATTGGGGTATGGACACATTTGGCTGAAAATCCTGCTGAATATGCCAAAAATATTGAAGCAATGGTTGATACAGTTGGCATTAATCATGTGTGTATTGGAACTGATACCAAAATGGCACCATCCATACAAAGTAACAATAGATATGGACAAAAAACCAACGAAAGTTGGAATGGAAATCAACAAGGATTCTATTATACTGTTGTGGATGAATTGATAAAATTAGGGTTTAAGAAAAACGATATTATGCTTATCGGTGGTGGAAATTATTGGAGGGTATTTAATGATGCCACAACTGTTTGA